The stretch of DNA TATTCAGGAGGACCAAAGATAATCGCTACGCTTGCAAGCATAGGGGCAAAAAGCATTAATAAAATAACACTTACTGTACCGCCAATAAATGAAGCAATTGCTGAAATCGCTAGTGCTTTACCTGCTTTTCCTTGTTGGGCCATCGGATATCCATCAAAGGATGCCGCCACTGTTCCTGCAACTCCGGGGGCATTTAACAAAATAGAAGAAGTAGAACCTCCATACATAGACCCGTAGTAAACACCTGCCATCATTACCAATGCAATAGTAGAATCCATGCCGTAAGTTACAGGAATCATGATCGCAATTGCGCTAATCGGTCCTAAACCGGGGATCATCCCAATTATGGTTCCTACTAAAACACCTAGAAATACAAACATAATTGCTTCTAAACTGAAAGCTACTTGGAACCCTTGTAAAATACCATCAAACATTTATCCGCTCACTCCCTTCTTTTTTAAAATGGCATAAATCCTGCTGGCAATCGAATTGCTAAAGCATAATTAAACAGGCTATACGCGCCAACGGAAAATAATAATGCTGTTAGAATTAAAACTGTCCAGTTCTTGTATCCTAAAAATCGTGAGCTAGCGATTATGAATACAAATGTCATAATCACAAAACCGAGTACTTCTAAAACGGTAATGTATAATAGAATCATTGCTAATACTCCTAAAAGCATATACACTTCTTTTTTTGGGATCACACGATTCTTCTTTTGATCATCCGTATCCTTATCTTTTGTAAAGAAAAAGAATATGGCTAATAGTAATAATGCAAATCCTAATAACTTTGGTACTAAATCGGAATCTACTGGTACAAAAATGTACGCAGGAAGCTGATAGGCCATAATCAGATAACCTGCAGCAATGATGATCAGTACTAAAGAAATGCCTTTATTTGCCGTTAATTTCATTATTCATCCTCCTTTACTCATCGATAAAACCAAGATCTATCAAGATTTTCTCTAATTCCACATACTGCTCATCTAAAAAGACTTGGAATTCTTCACTATTCATAAATTGTTCATCCCAGCCATACATATCTCGAACTTCTGCAAAGGCTTCTGATTCAGAAACTTTTTGGAATGCTTGTTCATAATAAGCAAGCTGTTCGTCGGTCATATCCGGAGGACCAAACATGCCTCTCCAAACGATAAATTCTGCATCAATGCCCTGTTCTTTTGCTGTAGGAAGGGTTTCTAAAAATTCATCTCCTTCCAGTCTTTCTGGTGCGGTTATTCCTAGAATTTTCATCTTCCCTGCACGCGCTTGGTCGACAGCATCCATCACACCCGTTGAAATAACGTCTACACTACCATTTAAAACGGAAGTCATTCCCCCGCCATCTTGATCGGATACATAGCGTATTTTTTTGATATCCACGCCTGCTTTATCTGCGAACATCATAAATTGAATATGATCCATACTACCTGGGGAAGATACACCGACGACCGTTACACTCTCTGGATCCTCTCGCATGTCTGCAAACAACTCATCCAATGTATCCCATTTGGCATCCTCACGAACGGCAAATGCCCCATAGTCTGCGATTAAATTCGCAATCGGTGTAAAGTCTTCATACCCAAACGGGGATTGTCCATTTAAGTAAACGAAGTGCAATGGCGGAGAACTAACAAAAATGTTATGGGGATCGTTTCGTTTATGTATGTACGACCATGCTACAGCACCGCCACCACCTGGTTTATTGACAACACCAAAACTTTCATCTGCTAGTTGTTCTTCATCAATCGTTCGCGCTAACATTCGCGCAGTTGTATCCCAACCTCCACCAGCTGCTGCCGGAGCAATAATTTCAATCGAACGATCAGGCACCCACTCTCCCTGGTCGTTCACTGATCCACTTTGTACAGGTAAAGAGCACCCAGCAAGTAAGATTAGCGGTAAAATAAAAATTGACACTGACCTTCTAAACAATGTAAGCGCCTCCTTATTTTTTGTTATTTTCTCATTTTACTCACAAGTTTTACTTTTGTAACCGTTTTCAAAATAATGTTCATTAAAACTCTTTTATTCATTTTGTTCTTTTTGTTCACGATAATTTTAAAACCTCCCCAAAAACAGCAATAAAAAAATAGGCGTTTTCTACAGGGACCGATTGGAACATTTTCGGAAATAAGATTTTCCGAGAAATTGCTCACCTTCGCACCCGAAGAAATTGCCTATTTTTCCTTCTACTATTTAAATGATCATTGTTTTTACTGCGTGACATATTTACGTTCTGGCCGACCTACAATCCCATATTCCAATTCTGCTTTGGCTTTTCCAACGGATATTAAGTATTCCAAGTACCTTCTTGCAGTAGTGCGGGAAACGCCGATATCTTTTCCCACTTGATCTGCTGTCATGCCACTGGATTGTTTTTGCAATACTTCGTTCACCTTCTTAAGCGTCAGTTCATCAATTCCTTTTGGATATTCTTGTTTTTCCATAATTTCTTGTTGATTTTGAAAGAGCTGATCTGCCAGTTGCTGCGTAAATTCCCCTTGCGAACGGATAAATTGGTGATTTTTAACTGCTTTATTTATCGCATCTGCTAGCCGATCAAGCGCAATCGGTTTTATTAAATAGTCAATCACACCAGAAAGGTATGCTTTCTTCAACATTTCGATATCCGTTGCTGCAGTAATCAATATAATTTGCAGTGCTGCGTGTTCTTGCTTATATGTTTCAATCATATTAATACCAAGCTCATCTGGCAAATATACATCCAATAATAATAAATCAAATTTGTTTTCTTTTAACTTGGCTAATGTTTCATACGCGGTTGCAGCTCTTTCAATATATTGTATATCTTGAAACTTCTCTAAGTATTGACAATGAATATCGGCAACCCGATAATCATCCTCTGCAACAAGAACATTCATGATTCCGCTCCCCCTTTTTTCGGAATATACACGATAAATACGGTTCCATTCGGTTCATTAGCTGTTATTTCCAAAAAGCCTTGTAACTCTAATAAAGCTGCTTGTACAAGCGCTAACCCATATCCACGATTCTGCCCATCTTTCGTGGAATAACCTTGTTTCATAATATTATCGTAATCAGCCGGACTAATGCCTGTACCATTATCAGCTACCTCAATAACTAAGTCATTTCCCATATCAGTAAGAAAAATATCTATCTTTGGATTGTCTGTATTCACAACGGCATCAAAAGCATTATCTATAATATTACCAATGATTGTCACTAGTTGCGCTGTCATCTGTTCTGGCCATTGATAATTAATATGGCTACCTTCATTAATAGTAAATTCTATCTTTTTCTCCGAAGCTTTTGATAATTTTCCAATTAAGATTGCTTGTATCGTAGAATCACTGATTTGTTCAAATAGTACCTTCTCATAACTCTGCTGTTTTCCAACCTCTTCATGGATAAATTGCTTCGCCTTATCCGTATGCCCAAGCTGTAACCAACCAGAAATGACGTAGAGCTTATTGGTATACTCATGTGTCTGCGCCCGTAAATCTTGTGAATATTGCTGGACTTCAGATAAGGTATGAATAAGTTCTTGCAAATCCGATCTTACTTGAAAGCTAGCAACTTTGCCTCCATAGTCCCCATCGTCATCTATTAATTTATAGCGTACGAGTAATACGGTTTGGTTAATCGTTGTTTCAAAAGAACCCTCTCGATGTTCTTCAGTTAAGACATATGCTAGCTCTGTATTCGGTAGTACCTCTTGTACCGGTTTGCCAATGACATCATGGCGTATATGTAACATTTCTTTCGCAGAGTAATTGACCAATGTTATATGCCCACGTTGATCGGTGGCAATTAATCCTTCTTTTATTGATTCCAGGATTGCTCCACGTTCTTTGTATATTCGAGCGATTTGATACGGCTCTAGACCAAACGTATCTTTACGAATACTTTTTGCTAATAAAAAGCTTCCTGCGACACCAATGATAAATATTAGCGATAACCATACTAAAAATCCGATAAGACCTTGTTTAAATAAAGAATCTACATAGGAAATCATATATCCGACCGATACGATTCCAATAATATCGCCATCACTGTTGAAAATCGGTGACTTCCCGCGTACAGATGCCCCTAAACTTCCATTTGCTATAGATACATAATTCTCCCCGTCCACCAAAGCTTGTTCATTATCCCCGCCAACCATTTGCATACCGACTTTGTCTGGATCAGGGTGTGTGTACCGAAGTGAATTACGGTCACCTATGACGATAAACTCTGCATTTGATTGTTTTCGAATCCGCTCAATAAATGGTTGCAGCACATCTGCATCCTTTTGGTGTTCAATGACATGTTGCACTTCTGGAATTTCCGACACAGCAATTGCGGTAGTCAGTGCTTGCTGACCAATCAGTTGTCTTGTCTGGTCTCTTTCATAGGAAATATACAACACCATTACCATTAACATGATGGCGGTAACAAGGATACAACCAAGCACAAGAAATTTTCTCT from Oceanobacillus iheyensis HTE831 encodes:
- a CDS encoding tripartite tricarboxylate transporter TctB family protein yields the protein MKLTANKGISLVLIIIAAGYLIMAYQLPAYIFVPVDSDLVPKLLGFALLLLAIFFFFTKDKDTDDQKKNRVIPKKEVYMLLGVLAMILLYITVLEVLGFVIMTFVFIIASSRFLGYKNWTVLILTALLFSVGAYSLFNYALAIRLPAGFMPF
- a CDS encoding tripartite tricarboxylate transporter substrate binding protein codes for the protein MFRRSVSIFILPLILLAGCSLPVQSGSVNDQGEWVPDRSIEIIAPAAAGGGWDTTARMLARTIDEEQLADESFGVVNKPGGGGAVAWSYIHKRNDPHNIFVSSPPLHFVYLNGQSPFGYEDFTPIANLIADYGAFAVREDAKWDTLDELFADMREDPESVTVVGVSSPGSMDHIQFMMFADKAGVDIKKIRYVSDQDGGGMTSVLNGSVDVISTGVMDAVDQARAGKMKILGITAPERLEGDEFLETLPTAKEQGIDAEFIVWRGMFGPPDMTDEQLAYYEQAFQKVSESEAFAEVRDMYGWDEQFMNSEEFQVFLDEQYVELEKILIDLGFIDE
- a CDS encoding response regulator encodes the protein MNVLVAEDDYRVADIHCQYLEKFQDIQYIERAATAYETLAKLKENKFDLLLLDVYLPDELGINMIETYKQEHAALQIILITAATDIEMLKKAYLSGVIDYLIKPIALDRLADAINKAVKNHQFIRSQGEFTQQLADQLFQNQQEIMEKQEYPKGIDELTLKKVNEVLQKQSSGMTADQVGKDIGVSRTTARRYLEYLISVGKAKAELEYGIVGRPERKYVTQ
- a CDS encoding ATP-binding protein, which codes for MKWSLERKFLVLGCILVTAIMLMVMVLYISYERDQTRQLIGQQALTTAIAVSEIPEVQHVIEHQKDADVLQPFIERIRKQSNAEFIVIGDRNSLRYTHPDPDKVGMQMVGGDNEQALVDGENYVSIANGSLGASVRGKSPIFNSDGDIIGIVSVGYMISYVDSLFKQGLIGFLVWLSLIFIIGVAGSFLLAKSIRKDTFGLEPYQIARIYKERGAILESIKEGLIATDQRGHITLVNYSAKEMLHIRHDVIGKPVQEVLPNTELAYVLTEEHREGSFETTINQTVLLVRYKLIDDDGDYGGKVASFQVRSDLQELIHTLSEVQQYSQDLRAQTHEYTNKLYVISGWLQLGHTDKAKQFIHEEVGKQQSYEKVLFEQISDSTIQAILIGKLSKASEKKIEFTINEGSHINYQWPEQMTAQLVTIIGNIIDNAFDAVVNTDNPKIDIFLTDMGNDLVIEVADNGTGISPADYDNIMKQGYSTKDGQNRGYGLALVQAALLELQGFLEITANEPNGTVFIVYIPKKGGAES